CATTTTGTTCACAGTATCCAGAAATTCTTGCAAAGGTTTCTTGCTTCTTTGGATAGCCAGAAATTGTGATGTTCCCACCAATATAACCCCCGGTCTTTCTTCCAGCTAGTACATCCATCAGAGTTGTTTTGCCAGCACCAGTGGAACCCATTAATGCTGTGAGAACTCCTGGTCGGAAAGCGCCACTGACACCCTTCAAAAGCTCCAGCCTATCCTCAAGAACACCCTGATTCTTCATTTCCTGCAAATTTAGTTAATAATTCTCAGAAATCTTAATAATGCTCAGAAAGcttaaaacaagttttttttttttttcctttactcATTTATCTACATTACCTGTGGCATGTCAACAGAATATGTTACATCATCAAAGGTGATGGAATATGATTCAAACGGAAGAACCATTCCTCTTCTCTCAGCTTCTTTTCTTCTGGACGAAGAACTAGTAGAAATGCTTCCACCATCCCGTGGATTGCTTTGAGATTCCTCTGATTTAACAGCTTGATGCTGCTCTATTGCTGATAACCAATTTGTGACAGTATTAGTACACGAAAATTAAGCTTTCTTTCTGGGTTACAAAACATTTCGAAGGTGAAGAAGCTCACGGTTCAAGTAAGTGAGAGCGAGGATGTAAGCGATATTGAACACTACGGCATATCCAAACAGTGCCCCAACACCAATCCAATACCACTTCGGCTCAGTGAAGAACCCGCGAGATTTCAGAACTTCAACTCCTAATGGTGTAGTTGAGTTCGGTAGAACCTTTCATATGAAATATGTCCATACATTAGATTATCTAAACAAGGCAAGCACAAAATGTATACAAAGACTAATTCAGAGAAAAGCTTACATGTCTCCACCTCTTACCAAGGAACTCATTATTTACTAGGGCATTTTGTCCATACATCATAGGTGACGACCAAAAGCCCCATAGCCACCATTTTTTCACATTGTCTATAGAATGCAAACAAAGACAACAAAAGTAATAGTGTTATtgtaatgaaaaaaagaagaagaaagacttCTTTTTGTATTAATGTTATGGTACCTTTTGACAAGACGAAGCCACTCATAGCAATGAGAATGGACAATAGATATGACCCAATGGTGAAACCTACTGTCAGTTCCCTACCAACTGCTCCTATAAACCGGAATAAGGATGAAGCCATCTGGCTAACAACTAACAGAAGAAGGAACTGCCTGAAGAGTCTGCTTAAGTAGAGATATATATACATGTCATTTCTCACTGAATAGTATTTTAACATGAGAGAAGGGGGGAGAGGGAAATAGTACAAAAACACGGTTCTTTTACCTTCCAACATATGGATCAAAACCAATAACATAGTAGGTGAGGAACACCCAGATTCCCACTTGCGCAATAGTCACGGGGATTTTCAGGATCCATCCAGGAAGAACATATATCCATGAAGGGAAGAAGAGAAGGTCCCTTTGCTTGTAAAAAACCGGAAGCTTAGAAATTGTCACGGTAAGATCAGTAAACCCATCTATCAAAGTTATGAGAAGGACATAGAACAATGCACCCACATATATACCACCATCAGTCACTGAATCATGGTGAATCTCAGTCCGAAAAAGAACAGTCATTGCAATAAAGGCCACTGTAGCAGTCTAAAAGATGTAGTAAAAGGTATTAGTAATGGAAATTATCACATAATGTCCTTGGACACGAAACATTGACATGAAAAGTTGCAAAGATCAAACCTACACGGCAAAGTTCGAAGATGTGAAGAAATGAATTACGCTTCATGAGTAAATATTCTCTTGACAAGCAAGCTTTAAACAGTTCCCACTTTCCTAACCCATAATTTTCGGTTGCCAAAGCTGCAGGGTGGCTTTTCGACTTGTCAAATTGAGTATCAAGTTCATTAGCCAGGCTTCTCGCAACATGAAATGATTGAAATGCCTCTACAAACTCTTTGGTTGTGACGAATCTGTAAGGCTCGTCTCTTTGTACCCAATATTGCTCCTGATCTTTCCTTGATGTTACCTTAAAGTAATAAATTTGTACATGtgagaatcaaataaaattgcTATTAGTCTATGACGTTGAACATGTACTTATACTTTTTACCGCGTAGAAAGAAGTTAAACCACACTTACTTCTTGCAAAAAGTCTGCAACACCTTTCCTCTCAGGACATTTGAAACCCACAGAAGCGAAAAATTCAAGAACATGTTCACGGGGACCCTGATACACAATTTGCCCATCAGAGAGTAGAATAATGTCATCAAAAAGATTGTAAGTCTCTGGTGCTGGTTGTAAGAGTGAAACAACAGCAGTGCCTTTGAGAGAATGGATATAGTGCTTGAGTGAATTCACAACTTGAAAAGTTGTTGAACTATCCAAACCAGTAGATATTTCATCCATGAATAGAGCCTTTGCTGGTCCAACCAGAATCTCCCCTGTATTTACAGATATATATTTCGTGAAGATATTTGCACCACAGATTGCTTGAGTTAATTAGATAtgataaacttcaaaatatgaAGCCAAAATAGTTTTACCTGTTGTAACACGTTTTCTTTGTCCTCCAGATATACCTCTTAACATTTCATTTCCCACAACAGTATCAGCACAGACCTCCAGTCCAAGAATCTGAAATATAAAGCAAATCAAACTGGGATTTAACTCAAAATGGCTTTAGAGTTATAAGAGAACGCTTGAGTACAGAAATTTTACCCTTAGAATATAATCTGTAATAAAATTTGCTTTCTGACCTTCGGTTGCTACAGCCTGAGCATTACAAAGTCAAAAGTTCAACCACTAAATTATCAATCATTCCATTTAGTTTTAAGAAATAGACATAAATAGATGGTTCACTCAAGttcaacacaaataaaaaagaaaagctgGTGTGTAACAGATTTGTTCATAGTATCTGTATCCCCAAAAGGAAAATCCATTGCTTAATGAGCAGAAATAGAATTCCAAAATTTTAGTACATATGTTATTACTATTAAAAAGCACACATTTCTCTTCCATTGGTTTGAAAGCTTGTCATTCCGTCTGTTAAAACAGTATGAAAGGAAGTTCAAGGGAATCAAGCCAAATGGGTAAAACATATCTTTGATAGAAAATTATCTCTGTGTTAGTGTTACCTTCATATAGACATCTATATCATGATCAGGTGTAATAtttgcttctttttctcttctggACACCTCTGTTAGCAAATCTGCATAGATGGGAAATAATTTTGGTTAAAACTTGATTTTCTTATGAAATTTTTGCATATGATTTCGAAATTGTAGTGTGGGCTAACCATAACGAGGTCCAACTCCTTGGACTCGTGCTGAAAAGGCCATGGTTTCTCGGACTGTCATTTCTCCAGTATGAAGATCATTTTGACTGACATAAGCAGCAGTTCGTTGGGGTACAAACTCATTTATCCCATGGCCATTATAAGTCACCTTTCCATTGAACTGATCAAGAAGTTATAACTTGTTAGCCAAAAAAACAAATGGAAAATACGAGCACACGCATGACGCCATCAAAATATACCCTCAACCTTAAGTTTTGAATCAAGTCTTCCAGCCAAGGCCAACAGGAGAGTGGTCTTCCCAGAACTTGGAGGGCCCAACAGCAATGTCATTCTGGAGAAAAGAAAACAGTGACATGTTGTTTAAGATTGTTGTGTTGTCTTCCAAATAGTTAGAGagatttataaatatgattCGATACATTGGATAGAAAGACATGATATGATTTGATACAAAATGTTTTCATCATTAGATATCAAGTTTTGTTTCTTATTATAGTacttcttcattataaataggAATATTTGTGTGTACTATCCCTTGTGACCTGTTTCTGTCTGTAATCGTTTCAACACAAATGAAATGTAACATAATACAAGTATTTTCAAGGTTAGTTGTTAATTACCTGGCAGGCCTTATTATTCCACTAACATCCTGGATAATGTTTATATGCTGTTTTCTACTTGGGAGCAGATGTAGGAAGTTCAATAGCCCCTTTAAAAGCCAACAGAAGTAAACTGCATATGAAAATCTACTTGAAAGAGGTTAATACTGTTAATTAAGATCGGTATTGCTACACTTACCTCCACTTTGTTAACCATGTAGTTAGTGAGAGTTGGCACAGCTCTACTACCAACATGAACTTCTGCTCCAACGTTCATGCCCTCAAATCGGACCTCTATTGTAGGAATGGCAATTCCAACTCTGACACCATCCATTCCAAAAATGAAGTCATCAATAGTGCATTCTAAAAGCATTCAGTTAAACGTGTTTTATATTGTGTAATGATGACAATGAGATTTTAATCTGATGACAATAAGACCTGATGCAAACAATCCAAACCCCATTATTACACAGACTCTAGTGTGTTGCACTTACCTATCAATGCGTTCCCTGAGCTTGAGCATGAACTTCTCATTGTCCTCTTCAGCAACTCTGACAAGTCTTTCAAGCAAACCTCTCCTTTCTTGCAAGCCCAGTTGATGAACATCAATCTCATTGGCAACCCCTTGAGGTGAAGTCAGAAAGCCTGTCCTCAAACGTGCCATGGTAGGAAGTTTCTGAATGGCAGCCCATTTAAGAgcctcttcatcatcttcctgGTGGAAAGAGGTGCCAAACATTTCCACACCACTGTTCCTCCAAACTGATACACTCCCAATCCTCAAACTACTCCTAGTACTGCCTGCTCGGAGACTACTTCCTGCTTTCACACTACcctcttcctccattttcaaAAAACAATCCAAAGTTCCAGCCTTCAAGAATCAAAGAGCACAGAAAAAAGCCAATGCAGATTTCTCTCAATGTTTAACTCATGGTAACTGGACAAGGTTCTTACTCTGTGTTTAGTTTAATGTAAGAcgagatgatgatgttgatgatgatgatgatgtgatATTTAAACATGTATATGAAGGATAGTGACAACCACATGGGCGGCTTAGGAGCAACGTTGTCACTGATGACGGGCACAGAGGAATTTCAAGTTCGCCACTATATCATCTGCTTCCTGTAATTCAGCTTTACTACTTCATTGGATTAAACAAAAGATTACGGGTGATATCATCAATTACGAGTCTTTTTGcaatattttaagtaaatattttcttaCACTATCTTATATAACTAAAACATGGAAAGAAAATCAGAATGAATCCAAGTAAGactttggatttggttgacacatttagtaaaaatgaaaaatttaaggaACATATAAACCATGTTAACACTTCAATTAAAccatgttaatattttttttcttgttctttccTTTATTTAACTTCTAACCGGTTCTTTTGAAGATTTCTCTATTATCAATTTATCGTTTATGTGATAGACGATCTTCAATGAATTTGTTTGAGCTAGTCTACATCAGCAATAATTGCTCTATCAAACTCATTTTTCTTTCCTCAAATCTGAATAGGTTTTCTTCCCATTCTATTTACAATCACATCATTATTGCTATTATTCTTACTCCTCTCACAAGACTtagtttgttttctttcaaaattcttGTTCCTTTTTCCTTCGTTACACGATACCAACAGCAAATTTAATGTCAccatataaaataatgatttatcTTTCCAAATTTTAAGATTGTAATATTGTCTAGCTTCTTCCATATACATCCAATAAGCAAGCATCACCTTTTAAGGTATTACTCCCCTACTTACAACCTCAGTCACTACACTCCATCGATTCTCCATAAACAAATAAGCATGGTGACTTCATTGCTTACCCtcccacaaaaaaaaaaaaaaaactaaaacagatACGCAGCCACTAAATTactattactatttttttttttgtttgttactTGATTGAAATtcgaagaaaaatatatttaactttcttGTTGGTGTTGTGGACCTTTGCTTTGCTACTGCATTTTCCCATTTTGTGAACAAGAAGGggcaaaagacaaaaaaagagGGTGACGTTATTATATCTAATATCTAATTTGGGTCCATATATAGTATGttaaatttttggattttaatgGGACAAATTATTTCGATAAAAACTTAATCGAAAATTATCAACTTTATGagacatttcaaatttaattaaaaatttaattttttaatgaaaacataCCATGATACTATCcaactaaaaaaatgtttttttttcaatataattataatatgtgAAAAAATCACTTTCTTTGATTTCTCTTCCTTTACTAGTTTTGatataaattaagttaataaCAATAATCCTTACATGCTTAGCTTTGGTGTTTTATGGGTTGGTTTAATAGCTTTGTTATTATTATCGGTATAAGGAGTCTCCCATACATTCAAACTACTTGTATGATATTTGCGGAAGATACTTTGATGCTAAAGTTAGTAGGTGAACAAGCGAAAAAGCATTAGCTGCGATGATGCATGTGTTGTTCATGTATCCGGAAGCCTAAGGAGGTTGAGATTTTCAGGTCGCATAATCGAGGCCAGATGGATAGAACCTGAAAGCCAAAAGAGATTGTTGTGACTGTACGGTCTAGATTGAACGACTGAAGCAGGACAGGGAGACATTGAAGCCTAAAAAAGGTCATTAAGATTGCATGGTCGAGATTGAGCAGGCGGAACGTTGAAGCCTAAAGTTTGAAATGTTGAGACCGCACAATCAAGCCACACGGCCGAAACATTGAAGCAACTATTGAGATCGCATGGTCAAGACAAAACGACTGAGGCCAAACAAAGAAAATAGGTTAAGAGCGAAAAAGGTTGTGTGGTTGAGGTTGAACAAAGTCAAGAGATTGAGGTCGAAGGAGGCCATGCGATTGAAGTTGAACAAAGTTAAGAGGCAAAGGTCGAATGATTGGCCAACTGACTTCTTCCATTATACTGCTCATATGGTTTCTTATGGTTATAATGGGAATCAGAGAGACACTTGCTCGAATCCACTAtaggcgccaaaatgtttcaggATGGGTCGAGCAAGTCTTTGTCAGATGGCTGAACTCCAAGTGATCTTCACGTCAACTAGCTAGTTTCCAACTGGTCACTTACAAATTAAAGTGTTGTTCGACTTGAGGAGCCTTTTGTGTGTCTAAATTGCTTGGATGGTACTATAAAAGGTACTCCATGCTAAAGCAATAGGTGACTAAGCGAAAAACATTAGCTACAATGATGTATATGTTGTGTTGTATTTGAAAGTTGTaccttaaacttttatttatagtacTTGTCATGCgcttttaccttttttttacttAACCACAaccaattatattttaatcagCAATAGTAGGTTGATTCATCATTAACCTTCGTGTTAATTTGACTTTCATTTGTAATCTTGTCGACCATGTCATTCGACCAAGGTGATCTCTCAAATGATGATTGACAAAAAATAATCGCTCAAAGGATGGTCGGTCAAAAGTAATAAATCCAAAATGGTTGACCAAGGATGATTAACCTAGATAAATCAACCAAAATTTATTAGTCTAAATAGATCAAACAAAATAATCGAACTCAAAGTAGTCCATTAATGGTAACTGAAACATATACAATACACTAGTATTACACTAGTATTTTAGCTTTATTAAATcatacttataataataatgatgatgtaAGGATGAAGTTATagatcaaatttattaattatttataattgtgttTAGATATAATTTAAGGAGAGTGACTTCATATGAGtgttattagatttaattaatcaaaatgaaATCTATTATCTTGTTtcttgaaaatagaaaataataatttaaactaaataaagaAGTTAAATACTATTTatgtataataattattttaaaaaaatatgtctaAATGTCAAGAGTACAagagaatttttcaaaataaaaaatcaattaaatgaaGGGTATCTAAAATAaggtaaaattatttgaattgcttataataattaatctaaaataaatatataattttaaatttcttgtcCGTATAAGATGGCTAacaattcattaaaattaaacttttttttttcttatacaaAATGTTGTAGATTGGATAAAGGCTTGATTGTGTAATAAAAATtggagggttactccctacaccacctaCATTACTTTCTACACcaccatatttttttaaaattttaaaactatcttttatattataaaatatcctATATGTCGAAGAAAACAAAATGGGACGTTTTACTTCCTATACCCCTACAAATTCTTGATGCACGtcctaattttcaaaataacccTTATACCTTTTACAAGAGTGACTTTTAGATTATCTGTTTTGGAAATTGTCTGCTataaacattttgaaattttcagaatatgattaaaatgaaatttctaTAATGAAGTTTTTAGAATAAGATTTTCTGAACGAGATTTTCATAACATATGAGAcccatttaataaaaaaatttagaacaaaatttcctTTCTATAACACGTGAAATATAATACTTTTCAAATCAAGTTGTTACAATAGGGGTGCGATTAGTAATGATGCGTTGTAGAAAAATAGAAGGACCAATAATaaagtatatgaaaaaaatagagaatgaaACGTAGCAGTAGTAGAATTTTGTGTTGGTTTTTGTAGTGTGGGGAGAATGGAGGAGGAGGGTGACATATACGATGGTGCTAGAGCTCAGTTTCCTCTGTCGTTCGGGAAGCAATCGAAGCCTCAAACGCCTCTGGAATCCATCCACAATGCGACACGTCGTTCAACTTCCACTTCCAAAACCACCAACCAGCTTCCCTCTCTGTCCTCCTCTTCCAGGGAATGGCTCAATTCCCTCCGTCCTTCCAAAACCCCTATCCCACTGCCGCCTACCGATCACGACGATGCCCCTCTCGTGGGACCTCCTCCGCCTCCGCCCTCAGCTTCCCACGACGACGACGGGGACGGCGACATGATTGGCCCGCCCCCGCCGCCACCTAACGCGTCGGAGTCCGAAGATGATTCGGATGAAGACGAAGTAGGGACCCGCTTCCGGATTCCCCTTAGTAACGAAATTGTTCTCAAGGGCCATACCAAGGTATTGCTTCCTGAAATCAATGAAAAacgatatatatttttatttctgattCCCAAACTCTAGGTTTTTGAATGCTAGCTTTGTTAGTCTCTAGAATTTCAATTCTTGGGCGCTTACctttattttaagtcttacGATAATCCATTGAAACCCCAAGGGTTCGCGAATATCGTGAATTACTTTAGCTTTTAGCTTAGCTATAAGTCGTGGTTTGGCTGCAATTAATTGTTCTTTTTTTAACGAGTGGGGCATGCTGGAAAGTATCAGCGCTGCAGCTACTGTAAACTATAAAGAGACTATGAAGAAGGTCAGATTGCTACTagaaataattcatattttttcatTGACTCCTTACTAGAACCCTAAATTAAATAGCTAGGTATTGGATAACAACCCTGTCAATGTCATCAACTTCTTTAGggatttataattaaaattaaaattgaaatacataATATGCTAGGCCCATCCAATTTGATTTTTTCACCATTTAGGTTTATAGGCAGGTTTTCCCCTTCCTAGGCCAATCGTTTCAGGACACAACAACTATGTACTGAATTCGAACTAAGGTTTTAAATGACGTTTTGCAGCTGTGTCTGACGTATGTGACCAAAGTGGCCTAAATTGCAGTCATGGAGACTTGAAAAACCTTTAACCTTGATTATGCAACTGAAATTGTAGTCGTGtatcatttttaacaatttGACTAGAACCCTAGAAGACAGGCCTCGGCTACCTAAATGAGCACCTGCTGCAGGTTCTCCAAATCTGAAAGTGATAGGAAAGGAAACCAGTTGTATATGAGAGTAATTTGTTAATGATAATTCCTGGGAAATATTAACAGGTTGTGTCAGCTCTTGCTGTGGATCATACGGGATCAAGAGTGCTTTCTGGAAGCTATGACTATACAGTACGAATGTATGACTTTCAAGGAATGAATGCTCGATTGGAATCTTTTCGTCAGCTGGAGCCATTTGAAGGTCATCAAGTTCGCAATTTAAGCTGGAGTCCGACTGCTGATCGCTTTTTGTGCGTCACTGGATCAGCTCAAGCAAAGGTAGGGATGGCATCACTTTCTGctaattttttgtgtttgtcTGTGATCCTGCATTAATTCTGCCTTTTGTCCTACCACAGATTTATGACCGAGATGGGCTTACTTTGGGAGAGTTTGTGAAGGGAGACATGTATATTCGTGATTTAAAGAATACCAAGGGCCACATATCTGGATTGACATGCGGAGAGTGGCATCCAAAAACTAAAGAGACCATTTTAACATCATCAGAAGATGGCTCACTACGCATATGGGATGTTAATGACTTCAAAAGTCAGAAGCAGGTTTAGGAATTTTACCAGTCTTCTTCCATTGTAAATGTTTTCATTGGAGTAGCTTCATGCACTGTGATTTTGTTTGTACTTTTAATCACTTTAGGGGAAAAAGAGCCTTTTGAACATATATGGGGGGCTACTTGTATTTTCTTGAAATAAAACTTTAGCCTTCATACAGAAAAGTCGCTGAAAGCATCTCTCGCTTCTGGCATTACTTGTACCATTACTGACTGTTATTTTGCATGTGGTTTTGAGGAAATCATCGGCATTGTCTTAAAATCCTTTCTTCTGCCAGTGGAGTAAAGAGCCTTTCAAACATATATGGGGGGCTACTTGGATTTTCTTGAAATAAAACGTTGGCCTTCATACAGAAAAGTTGCTGAAGGCATCTCTTACTTGCTTCTCGTGTTACTTGTACTATTATTGACTTCTATTTTGCATGTGGTTATAAGGAAATCATCGGCATTGTCTTAAAATCCTTTCTTCTGCTCTGTTCTTGGTAAAGATGggaaaaaattattgaaattttgataaatttatgcttttttttacaattttctgATATTATTGAAGTTTTGTTGTTATCATTCAATGGTTAGGTCATTAAACCAAAGCTCGCAAGACCTGGAAGAGTTCCTGTAACCACATGTGCATGGGATCGTGATGGTAAATGCATTGCTGGTGGTATAGGAGATGGTTCGATCCAGGTATCATTTTTTTACTCTGATGTTACCAAGCAAGAAAGTCAATAGATGCTGATTTTAAGCTTACGCGGAAACAGTGTTAACAGTTAGTTTTCTCCTGAACGGTCATTAATTTTAACAGATTTGGAATATTAAGCCTGGTTGGGGGAGTAGGCCAGATCTACACATTGAAAAAGGACATGAAGATGATATTAGTGGTCTGAAATTTTCTAGTGATGGGAGAATCTTATTGTCAAGGAGTTTTGATGGTTCATTGAAGGTAAATAAAAGATCACATATCTGAAATCTTCTTAAAGGTTGTTGCTATTTTCTTTTAGGCATGCAGTACATCTGACGATCCTGACTATCTATTAATCAATGAATTATGTCTCAGGTTTGGGATCTACGCAAAATAAAAGAACCATTAAAGGTATTTGAGGATCTGCCAAATCACTATGGACAAACAAATATTTCCTTCAGTCCCGATGAGCAACTCTTTTTGACTGGAACATCTGTGGAAAGGGAGAGCTCGACAGGAGGTTTATTGTGCTTCTTCGATAGATTAAACCTTGAGCTTGTTTCAAGAGTTGGCATATCATCCACTTGCAGTGTTGTTCAGTGTTATTGGCATCCTAAACTGAATCAGGTAACTCAATATCACAGTTGTGTTAACAATTTTCTGTTATCGTCTTGCATTCTCTGAACTATATCTGTTTCTCGTGCTTATTACTTGTATCTGAACTATATCTTGTATAGATACTTGCAACTACTGGTGATAAAAGTCAAGGAGGGACTCACGTACTATATGATCCAACCCtaagtgagagaggagctcttGTATGTGTTGCACGTGCACCAAGGAAAAAATCAATTGATGACTTTGAGGCAAAACCTGTCATTCACAATCCTCATGCTTTACCACTATTTAGAGATCAGCCAAGCCGAAAGCGACAGCGAGAGAAAGTGCTGAAGGATCCATTGAAGTCCCATAAACCTGAATTACCAATTACAGGTCCTGGATTTGGTGGACGAGTTGGTACTAGTCAAGGAAGCTTACTGACCCAGTATCTTCTAAAGGTGTGTTTGTATTTTTGAACACTTTTGTCTAATTTTTCTTGACTTCCGAGTTTTCATGCTTTAGATGAGAAAGTAGAATGTACttacatttaatgtaattattacaGAAAGGGGGCATGATTAAGGAGACATGGATGGAGGAAGATCCAAGGGAAGCTATCCTGAAATATGCTGATGCTGCAGCGAAGGATCCAAAATTCATTGCTCCAGCATACGCAGAAACCCAACCTGAGCCAGTTTTTGCCAAGTCAGATTCTGAGGATGAAGATAAATGATTAGTTATGTAGTTAGTGTATTACAAGGTTAACACACGATGGTAGGAAGAGTGTAATTTAGTTCGTGAGGTGGAGAGCCTACCTTTTCGGACTAATTCATGAAAGCGTCTGGAATGATGCTTCTGAAATAGTTAGCTCTCCAATgcttttagtaattttattgGGGAAAGGGGTTTTCATGTTTGTACATTAGTCATTTGTAAACTTGATTTTTGCAAACTATTAACATGCTACACTTacaaattatagatattatgatatatttCTAGTCTTCCAGATAACGAGTTTTGCCTTTTTATCAGAAACCATCTTGTCAATTTCACAAATGTTGAAAGTGGTTTCTAATGTCTAATTGGGAGGTTTAGATTGGTGTTactaaattcatttattttcagGTTTGTATTGTGTATACGAAGAGTGGTTCTCTATGCACCAAAAAATTGCAATTTTAACTTTCTGATACAGGAAGAGAATCTTTgaccaaatttttttattctgattCTTCTCTCATCTCTTCTTTCTTTAAACCCACGAAACCCTAGTGGCAGTCACGCAGCCACACTCCCTCTTCTCTTCCACGCCTCACTTGCACTGATTTCCCTATGTTGTCGTTGCACTTGTCCCCTTATGCCAATGGTGGTTGTTCTTTGCGCTCTTGTTTTGGTGGTCCAGTactatctttcatttttctcgGTGCACCTATTCTTTTTCGTCGTTCATGTAGAGGTCCTCGTTGTCCTGTTTTCGTTTGTGCTTCAAATGTATTGAATAATACAT
This sequence is a window from Vigna angularis cultivar LongXiaoDou No.4 chromosome 2, ASM1680809v1, whole genome shotgun sequence. Protein-coding genes within it:
- the LOC108322989 gene encoding pleiotropic drug resistance protein 1-like isoform X2; translated protein: MEEEGSVKAGSSLRAGSTRSSLRIGSVSVWRNSGVEMFGTSFHQEDDEEALKWAAIQKLPTMARLRTGFLTSPQGVANEIDVHQLGLQERRGLLERLVRVAEEDNEKFMLKLRERIDRVGIAIPTIEVRFEGMNVGAEVHVGSRAVPTLTNYMVNKVEGLLNFLHLLPSRKQHINIIQDVSGIIRPARMTLLLGPPSSGKTTLLLALAGRLDSKLKFNGKVTYNGHGINEFVPQRTAAYVSQNDLHTGEMTVRETMAFSARVQGVGPRYDLLTEVSRREKEANITPDHDIDVYMKAVATEGQKANFITDYILRILGLEVCADTVVGNEMLRGISGGQRKRVTTGEILVGPAKALFMDEISTGLDSSTTFQVVNSLKHYIHSLKGTAVVSLLQPAPETYNLFDDIILLSDGQIVYQGPREHVLEFFASVGFKCPERKGVADFLQEVTSRKDQEQYWVQRDEPYRFVTTKEFVEAFQSFHVARSLANELDTQFDKSKSHPAALATENYGLGKWELFKACLSREYLLMKRNSFLHIFELCRTATVAFIAMTVLFRTEIHHDSVTDGGIYVGALFYVLLITLIDGFTDLTVTISKLPVFYKQRDLLFFPSWIYVLPGWILKIPVTIAQVGIWVFLTYYVIGFDPYVGRLFRQFLLLLVVSQMASSLFRFIGAVGRELTVGFTIGSYLLSILIAMSGFVLSKDNVKKWWLWGFWSSPMMYGQNALVNNEFLGKRWRHVLPNSTTPLGVEVLKSRGFFTEPKWYWIGVGALFGYAVVFNIAYILALTYLNPIEQHQAVKSEESQSNPRDGGSISTSSSSRRKEAERRGMVLPFESYSITFDDVTYSVDMPQEMKNQGVLEDRLELLKGVSGAFRPGVLTALMGSTGAGKTTLMDVLAGRKTGGYIGGNITISGYPKKQETFARISGYCEQNDIHSPHVTVYESLLYSAWLRLSAETNSETRKMFIEEVIGLVELNSLKHAIVGLPGVNGLSTEQRKRLTIAVELVANPSIIFMDEPTSGLDARAAAIVIRAVRNIVDTGRTVVCTIHQPSIDIFESFDELFLMKRGGQEIYVGPLGHHSSNLISYFEEIKGVTRIEDGYNPATWMLEVTTSATEMEMGIDFAEVYKNSELYRKNKEMIKELSTPVTGSKDLHFPRKYSRSIITQCMACLWKQHLSYWRNNQYTAQRILYTIALALLFGSIYWDLGSKIKKQQDLFNAMGSMYSAVLLLGVKNAFSSQPLVAVERTVFYREKAAGMYSALAYAFAQVVIELPHVLVQSVVYSLIVYAMIGFEWTVAKFF
- the LOC108322989 gene encoding pleiotropic drug resistance protein 1-like isoform X1; amino-acid sequence: MEEEGSVKAGSSLRAGSTRSSLRIGSVSVWRNSGVEMFGTSFHQEDDEEALKWAAIQKLPTMARLRTGFLTSPQGVANEIDVHQLGLQERRGLLERLVRVAEEDNEKFMLKLRERIDRVGIAIPTIEVRFEGMNVGAEVHVGSRAVPTLTNYMVNKVEGLLNFLHLLPSRKQHINIIQDVSGIIRPARMTLLLGPPSSGKTTLLLALAGRLDSKLKFNGKVTYNGHGINEFVPQRTAAYVSQNDLHTGEMTVRETMAFSARVQGVGPRYDLLTEVSRREKEANITPDHDIDVYMKAVATEGQKANFITDYILRILGLEVCADTVVGNEMLRGISGGQRKRVTTGEILVGPAKALFMDEISTGLDSSTTFQVVNSLKHYIHSLKGTAVVSLLQPAPETYNLFDDIILLSDGQIVYQGPREHVLEFFASVGFKCPERKGVADFLQEVTSRKDQEQYWVQRDEPYRFVTTKEFVEAFQSFHVARSLANELDTQFDKSKSHPAALATENYGLGKWELFKACLSREYLLMKRNSFLHIFELCRTATVAFIAMTVLFRTEIHHDSVTDGGIYVGALFYVLLITLIDGFTDLTVTISKLPVFYKQRDLLFFPSWIYVLPGWILKIPVTIAQVGIWVFLTYYVIGFDPYVGRLFRQFLLLLVVSQMASSLFRFIGAVGRELTVGFTIGSYLLSILIAMSGFVLSKDNVKKWWLWGFWSSPMMYGQNALVNNEFLGKRWRHVLPNSTTPLGVEVLKSRGFFTEPKWYWIGVGALFGYAVVFNIAYILALTYLNPIEQHQAVKSEESQSNPRDGGSISTSSSSRRKEAERRGMVLPFESYSITFDDVTYSVDMPQEMKNQGVLEDRLELLKGVSGAFRPGVLTALMGSTGAGKTTLMDVLAGRKTGGYIGGNITISGYPKKQETFARISGYCEQNDIHSPHVTVYESLLYSAWLRLSAETNSETRKMFIEEVIGLVELNSLKHAIVGLPGVNGLSTEQRKRLTIAVELVANPSIIFMDEPTSGLDARAAAIVIRAVRNIVDTGRTVVCTIHQPSIDIFESFDELFLMKRGGQEIYVGPLGHHSSNLISYFEEIKGVTRIEDGYNPATWMLEVTTSATEMEMGIDFAEVYKNSELYRKNKEMIKELSTPVTGSKDLHFPRKYSRSIITQCMACLWKQHLSYWRNNQYTAQRILYTIALALLFGSIYWDLGSKIKKQQDLFNAMGSMYSAVLLLGVKNAFSSQPLVAVERTVFYREKAAGMYSALAYAFAQVVIELPHVLVQSVVYSLIVYAMIGFEWTVAKFFWYLFFMYLTFLYFTYYGMMSAALTPNPIIAIIFSTGIYEVWNLFAGFIIPRPRIPVWWRWYYWGNPVAWTLYGLVASQYGDIQGTIDFSGKSTTVEDFLRKYFGFRHEFLGVVSAVLIVFAVTFACIFAIAIKLLNFQRR